The genomic segment CAGCGAGTTTCGCCCGTGGGGGCGTTTATGATTTGAACCGCCTCTCTTATGTTCAGGGGGCATGACAGAAACCGGCGAAGGAGGCCGCAGGCATGTTTGAAAATCTATCAGAACGCCTATCCGGCGTCCTCGACCGCCTGACGAAACAGGGCGCGCTTTCCGAAGACGACGTCAAGACGGCCCTGCGCGAAGTCCGCGTCGCGCTGCTCGAGGCCGACGTCTCGCTCCCCGTCGCGCGCGACTTCATCAAGAAGGTCCAGGATCAGGCCACCGGCCAGGCCGTGACGAAATCCGTCACCCCCGGTCAGCAGGTCGTCAAGATCGTCCACGACGCGCTGGTCGACACGCTGACCGGCGAAGGCGACCCCGGCGCGCTCAAGATCGACAACGCCCCCGCCCCGATCCTGATGGTCGGCCTGCAGGGCTCCGGTAAAACCACCACCACCGCCAAGCTCGCCAAGCGCCTCAAGGAACGCGACGGCAAGCGCGTGCTCATGGCCTCGCTCGACGTCAACCGCCCGGCCGCCATGGAACAGCTCCAGATCCTCGGCCAGCAGGTCGGCGTCGACACCCTGCCCATCGTCAAGGGCGAAGACCCGGTCACCATCGCCAAGCGCGCCAAGACGCAGGCCTCCCTCGGCGGCTACGACGTCTACATGCTCGACACCGCCGGCCGCCTCCATATCGACGCGGAACTCATCCAGCAGGCGGCAGACGTCCGCGACGTCGCCAACCCGCGCGAAACCCTGCTCGTGGTCGACGGCCTGACCGGTCAGGATGCCGTCAACGTCGCCACCGAATTCGACGACAAGATCGGTGTCTCCGGCGTCGTCCTCACCCGGATGGATGGCGACGGCCGCGGCGGCGCCGCGCTGTCGATGCGCGCCATCACCGGCAAGCCCATCCGCTTCGTCGGCACGGGCGAGAAGATGGACGCCATCGAAACCTTCGAGCCCGAGCGCATCGCCGGCCGCATCCTCGGCATGGGCGACATCGTCAGCCTCGTCGAAAAGGCCCAGCAGACCATCGAGGCCGAACAGGCCGAGCGCATGATGAAGCGCTTCCAGAAGGGTCAGTTCAACATGAACGACCTGAAGATGCAGCTCGAGCAGATGCAGAAGATGGGCGGCATGGAAGGCATGATGGGCATGATGCCCGGCATGGGCAAGATGGCGAAACAGATGGAAGGCGCCGGCATCGACGACAAGATGCTCGCCCACCAGATCGCCCTCATCCAGTCCATGACCAAGAAGGAACGCGCCAATCCCAAGATCCTCCAGGCCTCCCGCAAGAAGCGCATCGCGGCGGGCGCCGGCATGGAAGTCTCCGAGCTCAACAAGCTGCTCAAGATGCAGCGGCAGATGGGCGACATGATGAAGAAGATGGGCAAGATGGGCAAAGGCGGCATGCTGAAACAGGCCATGAAAGGCATGTTCGGCAAGGGCGGCCCCTCGCCCGAAGACATGCAGGGCATGGACCCCAAGGCCATCGAACAGGCGGCCAAGCAGATGGGCTCGGGCCGCGGCATGCCCGGCGGCTTCCCCGGCATGGGCGGCGGCCAGTCCCTGCCCCCGGGCCTCAGCGGATTCGGTAAGAAGAAATGATCCAGCCCGACTGGATATCCGGCCTGATCGGTGGCCTGATGATCGGCAGCGCGGCGGCGCTGTTCCTGCTGGTCAACGGCCGGATCATGGGCGCCAGCGGCCTGATCGGCGGCGTGGTCGATGGCTCCGGCTGGTCGAACCTGATCGAAAGGCTGGCCTTCCTCGCCGGTCTCGTCGGCGTGCCCGCCCTGATCGCCCTGGCCACCACCCGGCCCGACACCCACCTCACCGGCAACCTTCTCATCGTCGCCATCGCCGGCCTCGCCGTCGGCATCGGCACGCGCATGGCCAATGGCTGCACCTCGGGACACGGCGTCTGCGGCATCTCGCGCCTCTCGCCGCGCGGCATCGTCGCCACGCTGGTCTATCTCGGCGTCGGCGCCGCCACCATGCTGATCGCCCGCCACCTGCTGGGGGTGATCTGAATGCGCGCGCTCTTCGCCTTCCTCGCCGGCGGCCTCTTCGGGGCCGGTCTGCTGGTCTCGGGCATGACCGACACCACCAAGGTGCAGGGCTGGCTCGACATCTTCGGCGCGTGGGATCCCACGCTCGCCTTCGTCCTGGGCGGGGCCATCCTCCCGATGGCCATCGCCTGGCGCGTCGCCGCCCATCGCCAGTCGGCCACCCTCGGCACGCCCATCCCGCCTAAACCCGGCGTGAAGCTCGACACGCGCCTCATTACCGGCTCGGCCCTCTTCGGCGTCGGCTGGGCCCTCGCCGGCCTCTGCCCCGGCCCGGCCATGGCGTCGCTCTCCTACGGCGGCACGCAGGGCATCATCTTTCTGCTCTCCATGATCGCCGGCATGATCGTCTGGCGCGCCATCGACATCGCCCTTTCCAACCGGGGGAAAGCGGCATGACCCAGACCGTGCTGATCCCCCGCCTCGAAACCGCCCGCCTGATCCTCCGCGCCCCGCGTGTCGAGGAATTCGAGGCCTATTGCACCCTCGTCGCCAGCGACCGCGCCGCGCACATGTTCCAGCTCGACCGCCCCGCCGCGTGGAAGGAATTCGCCGCCGAGCTGGGCCACTGGCCGCTCTTCGGCTACGGGCCCTGGCATGTCGAGCGCCGCACCGACGGCGCCCTTGTCGGCGCGGTCAGCATCCTCAACCACGACACCTACCCGGAAACCGAGATCGGCTGGCACCTCTACGACGGGCACGAGGGCCACGGCTACGCCTTCGAGGCCGCCACCGCCGCCCGCGACTGGGCCTTCACCGAACGCGGCCTGCCCACGCTGGTCAGCTATATCGACCCGGCCAACACCCGCTCCATCGCGCTGGCCGAACGCCTTGGCGCAACCCTCGACCGCGACGCGCCCGGCGAAGACGCAACCGACCTCGTCTACCGCCATGCCCGCCCGGCGGAAAGAGCCGCGCAATGACCCTGACGCTGCAAATTCCCCGGCTGGAGACCCCCCGCCTGATCCTGCGCGCGCCGGAACCGGCCGATTTCGAGCCGCTCTGCGCCTTCCTCACCGACCCGGTCCGCGCCTGGGGCTTCGGGGTGGAAAAAGACCGCCCGACCGCCTGGCGCTGGTTCGCCGCCAATATCGGCCACTGGGCCCTGCGCGGCTACGGCTATTTCACCATCGAGCTGAAAGAGACCGGCACCCCCTGCGGCATCTCCGGCATATGGGAACCCGAAGGCTGGCCAGAACCGGAAGTCGGCTGGGTCGTCTATGACGGCTACGAAGGCAAGGGCATCGCCTTCGAGGCCGCCACCCGCGCCCGCGACTGGGCCTACACCGACCTCGGCCTCACCACGCTCACCTCGAACATCGTGCCCGGCAACGCCCGCTCGGTCGCGCTGGCCGAACGCATGGGCGCCCATTACGAGCGCACCTACCACAACCCCAACATGGGCGAGGACATGCTCTATCGTCACCCGGGCCCCGCGGAGCTCGGGATCGAAACCGACAATGACGGCAGCCCGGAGGCCTACGCCTGATGTCCCTGCCCGCCTCCGTCCCCGTGATCGAAACCGAAGACCTGATCCTCCGCGGCTATTGCGAGAGGGATTTCGACGCCTTCGCCGACTTTGCCGCCTCCGACCGGTCGCGCTTCGTCGGCGGGCCGCAGCAACGCTATGAAAGCTGGCGTTCCTTCATGGCCGGCATCGGCCACTGGACATTGCGGGGCTACGGCATGTGGATGCTCGAACACCGCAGCACGGGCCAGGCCGCCGGCCGCGTCGGCGTGATCTACAATGACGGCTGGCACGAGCCGGAACTGGGCTGGCACATCTACGACGGCTACGAGGGCAAGGGCTATGCCTACCAGGCCTGCCGCGCCGCCCGCCGCCATGCCGCCGAACATCTCGGCATGAATTCCATCATGTCCTACATCAACCCGTCCAACACCCGCTCGCTGCGCCTGGCCGAACGTCTCGGCTGCTGGCACGAGCGCGATGTCGAACTGCTGGGCC from the Roseovarius indicus genome contains:
- a CDS encoding DUF6691 family protein, giving the protein MRALFAFLAGGLFGAGLLVSGMTDTTKVQGWLDIFGAWDPTLAFVLGGAILPMAIAWRVAAHRQSATLGTPIPPKPGVKLDTRLITGSALFGVGWALAGLCPGPAMASLSYGGTQGIIFLLSMIAGMIVWRAIDIALSNRGKAA
- a CDS encoding GNAT family N-acetyltransferase yields the protein MSLPASVPVIETEDLILRGYCERDFDAFADFAASDRSRFVGGPQQRYESWRSFMAGIGHWTLRGYGMWMLEHRSTGQAAGRVGVIYNDGWHEPELGWHIYDGYEGKGYAYQACRAARRHAAEHLGMNSIMSYINPSNTRSLRLAERLGCWHERDVELLGQPCQLWRHPTEEGC
- the ffh gene encoding signal recognition particle protein, with the translated sequence MFENLSERLSGVLDRLTKQGALSEDDVKTALREVRVALLEADVSLPVARDFIKKVQDQATGQAVTKSVTPGQQVVKIVHDALVDTLTGEGDPGALKIDNAPAPILMVGLQGSGKTTTTAKLAKRLKERDGKRVLMASLDVNRPAAMEQLQILGQQVGVDTLPIVKGEDPVTIAKRAKTQASLGGYDVYMLDTAGRLHIDAELIQQAADVRDVANPRETLLVVDGLTGQDAVNVATEFDDKIGVSGVVLTRMDGDGRGGAALSMRAITGKPIRFVGTGEKMDAIETFEPERIAGRILGMGDIVSLVEKAQQTIEAEQAERMMKRFQKGQFNMNDLKMQLEQMQKMGGMEGMMGMMPGMGKMAKQMEGAGIDDKMLAHQIALIQSMTKKERANPKILQASRKKRIAAGAGMEVSELNKLLKMQRQMGDMMKKMGKMGKGGMLKQAMKGMFGKGGPSPEDMQGMDPKAIEQAAKQMGSGRGMPGGFPGMGGGQSLPPGLSGFGKKK
- a CDS encoding GNAT family N-acetyltransferase translates to MTLTLQIPRLETPRLILRAPEPADFEPLCAFLTDPVRAWGFGVEKDRPTAWRWFAANIGHWALRGYGYFTIELKETGTPCGISGIWEPEGWPEPEVGWVVYDGYEGKGIAFEAATRARDWAYTDLGLTTLTSNIVPGNARSVALAERMGAHYERTYHNPNMGEDMLYRHPGPAELGIETDNDGSPEAYA
- a CDS encoding YeeE/YedE family protein, whose product is MIQPDWISGLIGGLMIGSAAALFLLVNGRIMGASGLIGGVVDGSGWSNLIERLAFLAGLVGVPALIALATTRPDTHLTGNLLIVAIAGLAVGIGTRMANGCTSGHGVCGISRLSPRGIVATLVYLGVGAATMLIARHLLGVI
- a CDS encoding GNAT family N-acetyltransferase, whose protein sequence is MTQTVLIPRLETARLILRAPRVEEFEAYCTLVASDRAAHMFQLDRPAAWKEFAAELGHWPLFGYGPWHVERRTDGALVGAVSILNHDTYPETEIGWHLYDGHEGHGYAFEAATAARDWAFTERGLPTLVSYIDPANTRSIALAERLGATLDRDAPGEDATDLVYRHARPAERAAQ